The following DNA comes from Magnetococcales bacterium.
CATTGGAGCGGTGTAGAAAATGAGCGACTGGTCGGGATGGATGGATGTCTGGCGCGGCCTTGGCGGGCGGGAACGTCGCCTGGTGGTGATCGGCGGGGTAGCATTGTTCGTGGCGCTCTTTTACGCCATGGTGTGGTCCCCGTTCATCGAAGGTCTCGGCCATGCCCGGCAACGGGTGGCGGCGGGGGTCGAGGCCGTGACGTGGATGCAGGGTCGGGCAACGGAGGCAAAGAGGTTGCTGGCGGCTCTGGGGGGCGGAGAAACTCCCATTCCAGCAGGATCCCTGTTGTCTTTCGTTCAGGAGAGCGCCAGCAAGAGCGGAGTCGGTACCGCCCTGAAAGGAGTGGAACCCACGGGTAACGATCAGGCGTTGGTTCGATTCGAACAGGCCCATTTTCATGCCCTGGTCGCCTGGCTGATCGAACTGCACTCCAGAGGGGTGGAACCCTCCTCGGTGACGCTGGAGCGCGAACAGGAACCGGGAAAGGTGCGGGCCCGTCTGGTCCTGGGGCGCCGGGGTGGATGATGGGAACCAGGGGGTATCTGGCACTGGGGGTCGCGGGTTACCTTTTTTTTCTTCTTTCAACCCTGCCTGCGGGGCTGGCGTGGTCGTGGCTCGCAATCGATCCCTCGGTGCTGGTCCTCGGTGAAATGTCGGGAACCCCGTGGTCGGGGACTGCGGGACGGGTGGTCGTGGCGCATTTTGAAACGGGGCCGTTGCATTGGCGGATCTCTCCCGAATCCTTGTTGCGTCTGGCTCCCCGGGTCGATTTTTCCCTCGATGGCCCGGATGGATTGCATCTCCAGGGGGCAGTCGTGGGGGAAAAAGAGTTGATCCTGAATGTGCGCGAGCTTTCCTTCGTCGCCTCCCTCGCGGGTTTGACACCGCTGCGGATGCAATTGCCGGTCGATCTTCTGGGCCGGCTGGCGTTCAGGATCGAACACC
Coding sequences within:
- a CDS encoding type II secretion system protein M, translating into MSDWSGWMDVWRGLGGRERRLVVIGGVALFVALFYAMVWSPFIEGLGHARQRVAAGVEAVTWMQGRATEAKRLLAALGGGETPIPAGSLLSFVQESASKSGVGTALKGVEPTGNDQALVRFEQAHFHALVAWLIELHSRGVEPSSVTLEREQEPGKVRARLVLGRRGG
- the gspN gene encoding type II secretion system protein N, yielding MMGTRGYLALGVAGYLFFLLSTLPAGLAWSWLAIDPSVLVLGEMSGTPWSGTAGRVVVAHFETGPLHWRISPESLLRLAPRVDFSLDGPDGLHLQGAVVGEKELILNVRELSFVASLAGLTPLRMQLPVDLLGRLAFRIEHLAVNREGRIIAIDAGGRLEDLMIGVPWDKKLGGFTLEAELGVDGEVLIHIKDVDGVLRTALVLKIYPDGRYSLRGSLKGGKDMDDQMANLLRQWIGFERNKQFPVRIQGYL